A window of Strigops habroptila isolate Jane chromosome 5, bStrHab1.2.pri, whole genome shotgun sequence contains these coding sequences:
- the PRPF40A gene encoding pre-mRNA-processing factor 40 homolog A isoform X2 gives MSGGDSAAAAATASPQPLPFSLPKPPPLMQLTPGDAVRPVASAADQSPKSTRLAGRPDWPAGKPVSLLAPLLPPRGEPEPLMPFGPSSRQPLRGRLLGRCSGGSLLSPSMRPGGVDRSSLMMGHPGMPHYPPMGMHPMGQRPPNMPPVPHGMMPQMMPPMGGPPMGQMPGMMQSVMPGMMMSHMSQAAMQPTVPPGVNSMDAQVGVAPPGTQSSVLFRPQTTHPVVCAAQQTATTNSSVSEEHSKQKSSTWTEHKSPDGRTYYYNTETKQSTWEKPDDLKTPAEQLLSKCPWKEYKSDSGKPYYYNSQTKESRWAKPKELEDLEAMIKAEENSTKTEESTPAISTPAAAAEVTTTTATTAAETAAAVATTTAASAGTAAPEAETAAASSGVENESTGTATAEEQGQATSAPAVQEQSAESAANTDDSTKQEASADAALKKEDDDAQPVKKTYTWNTKEEAKQAFKELLKEKRVPSNASWEQAMKMIINDPRYSALAKLSEKKQAFNAYKVQTEKEEKEEARSKYKEAKESFQRFLENHEKMTSTTRYKKAEQMFGEMEVWNAISERDRLEIYEDVLFFLSKKEKEQAKQLRKRNWEALKNILDNMANVTYCTTWSEAQQYLMDNPTFAEDEELQNMDKEDALICFEEHIRALEKEEEEEKQKSLLRERRRQRKNRESFQLFLDELHEHGQLHSMSSWMELYPTISSDIRFTNMLGQPGSTALDLFKFYVEDLKARYHDEKKIIKDILKDKGFVVEVNTSFEDFVTVISSTKRATTLDAGNIKLAFNSLLEKAEAREREREKEEARKMKRKESAFKSMLKQATPPIELDAVWEDIRDRFVKEPAFEDITLESERKRIFKDFIHVLEHECQHHHSKNKKHSKKSKKHHRKRSRSRSGSESEDDDSHSKKKRQRSESRSVSERSSSAESERSYKKSKKHKKKSKKRRHKSDSPESDIEREKDKKERERESEKDRARQRSESKHKSPTKKRPGKDSGNWDTSGSELSEGELEKQRRTLLEQLDEDQ, from the exons ATGTCAGGTGGGGactcggcggcggcggcggcgaccGCCTCCCCGCAGCCGCTCCCGTTCTCCTTGCCGAAGCCCCCTCCCCTCATGCAGCTGACGCCGGGGGACGCCGTCCGCCCTGTAGCCTCTGCTGCGGACCAATCGCCGAAGAGCACCCGACTGGCGGGCCGCCCGGATTGGCCGGCTGGGAAGCCAGTCAGCCTGCTGGCCCCTCTACTCCCGCCCCGCGGGGAGCCCGAGCCGCTCATGCCCTTTGGCCCCTCGTCGCGGCAGCCACTCAGAGGACGGCTTCTTGGCAGGTGCAGCGGGGGCAGCCTGCTGAGCCCTTCGATGCGGCCCGGCGGCGTCGACCGCAGCTCTCTCATG ATGGGACACCCTGGCATGCCACATTATCCTCCCATGGGGATGCACCCCATGGGTCAGAGACCACCAAATATGCCGCCAGTTCCACACGGAATGATGCCTCAGATGATGCCTCCCATGGGAGGACCACCAATGGGGCAG ATGCCTGGAATGATGCAGTCAGTAATGCCTGGAATGATGATGTCTCACATGTCTCAAGCTGCTATGCAGCCTACAGTTCCG ccAGGAGTGAACAGTATGGATGCACAAGTAG gtGTAGCACCTCCTGGAACTCAG AGCTCTGTTTTGTTTCGCCCTCAGACAACACATCCTGTAGTCTGTGCAGCCCAGCAAACCGCCACAACCAACAGTTCTGTTAGTGAAGAGCACTCTAAACAG AAATCTTCTACATGGACAGAACACAAATCACCTGATGGAAGAACATATTATTATAATACTGAAACTAAGCAGTCTACATGGGAGAAGCCAGATGACCTCAAAACACCTGCTGAG CAATTGTTGTCTAAGTGTCCCTGGAAAGAGTATAAGTCTGATTCTGGAAAGCCCTACTATTATAATTCCCAAACAAAGGAATCGCGCTGGGCAAAACCCAAGGAGCTTGAGGATCTTGAAG CAATgataaaagctgaagaaaacag CACAAAGACTGAAGAATCAACTCCAGCAATATCtactccagctgctgcagcagaagtgaCAACCACCACAGCCAcaactgctgctgaaactgctgcagctgttgctaccaccactgctgcttctgcaggaacagcagcccctgaagcagaaactgctgcagcttcctctgGGGTAGAAAATGAGAGTActggcacagccacagctgagGAACAGGGGCAAGCAACTTCTGCACCTGCTGTGCAGGAACAGAGTGCAGAAAGTGCAGCTAACACAGACGACTCTACCAAGCAGGAGGCCTCCGCAGA TGCTGCTTTAAAGAAAGAGGACGATGATGCCCAACCGGTTAAAAAAACCTACACATGGAAtacaaaggaagaagcaaagcaagcatttaaagaactgctgaaagaaaag CGGGTACCATCCAATGCTTCTTGGGAGCAAGCTATGAAAATGATCATTAATGATCCTAGATACAG TGCTTTGGcaaaattaagtgaaaaaaagcaagcatttaaTGCATACAaagtacaaacagaaaaagaagagaaagaagaagcaagatcaaaatacaaagaagcTAAAGAATCCTTCCAGCGTTTTCTTGAAAATCATGAAAAGATGACATCCACAACGAGATACAA AAAAGCTGAACAAATGTTTGGGGAGATGGAAGTCTGGAATGCAATATCTGAGCGTGATCGTCTTGAAATTTATGAAGATgtcttgttttttctgtctaAGAAAGAGAAG GAACAAGCCAAACAGTTACGAAAGAGGAATTGGGAAGCTTTGAAGAACATACTAGATAACATGGCTAATGTCACTTACTGTACCACTTGGTCAGAGGCGCAGCAGTATCTGATGGACAATCCTACatttgcagaagatgaagaacTTCAGA ACATGGATAAGGAGGATGCACTGATCTGTTTCGAGGAACATATCAGGGCAttggagaaagaggaggaagaagaaaaacagaagagtttgCTTAGGGAAAGGCGGCGGCAGCGTAAAAATAGAGAATCTTTTCAG CTATTTTTAGATGAACTGCACGAGCATGGACAATTACATTCAATGTCCTCTTGGATGGAGTTGTACCCAACCATAAGCTCAGACATCAGATTCACTAATATGCTTGGTCAGCCCG GATCCACAGCACTTGATCTTTTCAAGTTCTATGTTGAAGACTTGAAAGCACGTTACCATGATGAAAAGAAGATAATAAAAGATATCCTAAAG GATAAAGGATTCGTGGTTGAAGTGAATACTTCCTTTGAAGATTTTGTTACAGTCATCAGCTCAACTAAAAGAGCTACTACTTTAGATGCAGGAAATATCAAGCTGGCTTTCAACAGT CTGCTAGAAAAAGCAGAAGCCCgtgaaagagagagggaaaaggaagaagctcGCAAAATGAAACGGAAAGAGTCTGCCTTCAAGAGTATGTTGAAGCAAGCTACTCCTCCAATTGAATTGGACGCTGTCTGGGAAGAT ATCAGAGATAGATTTGTGAAGGAGCCAGCGTTTGAAGACATCACTCTGgagtctgaaagaaaaagaatatttaaagatttCATTCATGTACTAGag CACGAGTGTCAGCATCATCATTCAAAGAACAAGAAGCATTCTAAAAAGTCTAAAAAACATCACAGGAAGCGATCACGTTCTCGCTCG GGCTCAGAGTCTGAGGATGATGACAGCcattcaaagaagaaaaggcagcgTTCAGAATCCAGATCAGTTTCTGAGCGCTCTTCCAGTGCAGAGTCTG AGAGAAGTTACAAGAAGTCaaaaaaacacaagaagaagagcaagaagagaaGACATAAGTCT GATTCACCAGAATCGGACATTGAAcgagagaaagacaaaaaggaaagagagagggagagtgAAAAGGATAGAGCTAGGCAAAGATCTGAATCAAAACATAAATCTCCTACTAAAAAGAGACCTGGAAAAGATTCT GGGAACTGGGACACTTCTGGCAGTGAACTGAGCGAAGGGGAGTTGGAAAAACAGAGGAGGACTCTTTTGGAACAACTGGATGAAGATCAATGA
- the PRPF40A gene encoding pre-mRNA-processing factor 40 homolog A isoform X5, whose product MSGGDSAAAAATASPQPLPFSLPKPPPLMQLTPGDAVRPVASAADQSPKSTRLAGRPDWPAGKPVSLLAPLLPPRGEPEPLMPFGPSSRQPLRGRLLGRCSGGSLLSPSMRPGGVDRSSLMMGHPGMPHYPPMGMHPMGQRPPNMPPVPHGMMPQMMPPMGGPPMGQMPGMMQSVMPGMMMSHMSQAAMQPTVPPGVNSMDAQVGVAPPGTQKSSTWTEHKSPDGRTYYYNTETKQSTWEKPDDLKTPAEQLLSKCPWKEYKSDSGKPYYYNSQTKESRWAKPKELEDLEAMIKAEENSTKTEESTPAISTPAAAAEVTTTTATTAAETAAAVATTTAASAGTAAPEAETAAASSGVENESTGTATAEEQGQATSAPAVQEQSAESAANTDDSTKQEASADAALKKEDDDAQPVKKTYTWNTKEEAKQAFKELLKEKRVPSNASWEQAMKMIINDPRYSALAKLSEKKQAFNAYKVQTEKEEKEEARSKYKEAKESFQRFLENHEKMTSTTRYKKAEQMFGEMEVWNAISERDRLEIYEDVLFFLSKKEKEQAKQLRKRNWEALKNILDNMANVTYCTTWSEAQQYLMDNPTFAEDEELQNMDKEDALICFEEHIRALEKEEEEEKQKSLLRERRRQRKNRESFQLFLDELHEHGQLHSMSSWMELYPTISSDIRFTNMLGQPVFSSGSTALDLFKFYVEDLKARYHDEKKIIKDILKDKGFVVEVNTSFEDFVTVISSTKRATTLDAGNIKLAFNSLLEKAEAREREREKEEARKMKRKESAFKSMLKQATPPIELDAVWEDIRDRFVKEPAFEDITLESERKRIFKDFIHVLEHECQHHHSKNKKHSKKSKKHHRKRSRSRSGSESEDDDSHSKKKRQRSESRSVSERSSSAESERSYKKSKKHKKKSKKRRHKSDSPESDIEREKDKKERERESEKDRARQRSESKHKSPTKKRPGKDSGNWDTSGSELSEGELEKQRRTLLEQLDEDQ is encoded by the exons ATGTCAGGTGGGGactcggcggcggcggcggcgaccGCCTCCCCGCAGCCGCTCCCGTTCTCCTTGCCGAAGCCCCCTCCCCTCATGCAGCTGACGCCGGGGGACGCCGTCCGCCCTGTAGCCTCTGCTGCGGACCAATCGCCGAAGAGCACCCGACTGGCGGGCCGCCCGGATTGGCCGGCTGGGAAGCCAGTCAGCCTGCTGGCCCCTCTACTCCCGCCCCGCGGGGAGCCCGAGCCGCTCATGCCCTTTGGCCCCTCGTCGCGGCAGCCACTCAGAGGACGGCTTCTTGGCAGGTGCAGCGGGGGCAGCCTGCTGAGCCCTTCGATGCGGCCCGGCGGCGTCGACCGCAGCTCTCTCATG ATGGGACACCCTGGCATGCCACATTATCCTCCCATGGGGATGCACCCCATGGGTCAGAGACCACCAAATATGCCGCCAGTTCCACACGGAATGATGCCTCAGATGATGCCTCCCATGGGAGGACCACCAATGGGGCAG ATGCCTGGAATGATGCAGTCAGTAATGCCTGGAATGATGATGTCTCACATGTCTCAAGCTGCTATGCAGCCTACAGTTCCG ccAGGAGTGAACAGTATGGATGCACAAGTAG gtGTAGCACCTCCTGGAACTCAG AAATCTTCTACATGGACAGAACACAAATCACCTGATGGAAGAACATATTATTATAATACTGAAACTAAGCAGTCTACATGGGAGAAGCCAGATGACCTCAAAACACCTGCTGAG CAATTGTTGTCTAAGTGTCCCTGGAAAGAGTATAAGTCTGATTCTGGAAAGCCCTACTATTATAATTCCCAAACAAAGGAATCGCGCTGGGCAAAACCCAAGGAGCTTGAGGATCTTGAAG CAATgataaaagctgaagaaaacag CACAAAGACTGAAGAATCAACTCCAGCAATATCtactccagctgctgcagcagaagtgaCAACCACCACAGCCAcaactgctgctgaaactgctgcagctgttgctaccaccactgctgcttctgcaggaacagcagcccctgaagcagaaactgctgcagcttcctctgGGGTAGAAAATGAGAGTActggcacagccacagctgagGAACAGGGGCAAGCAACTTCTGCACCTGCTGTGCAGGAACAGAGTGCAGAAAGTGCAGCTAACACAGACGACTCTACCAAGCAGGAGGCCTCCGCAGA TGCTGCTTTAAAGAAAGAGGACGATGATGCCCAACCGGTTAAAAAAACCTACACATGGAAtacaaaggaagaagcaaagcaagcatttaaagaactgctgaaagaaaag CGGGTACCATCCAATGCTTCTTGGGAGCAAGCTATGAAAATGATCATTAATGATCCTAGATACAG TGCTTTGGcaaaattaagtgaaaaaaagcaagcatttaaTGCATACAaagtacaaacagaaaaagaagagaaagaagaagcaagatcaaaatacaaagaagcTAAAGAATCCTTCCAGCGTTTTCTTGAAAATCATGAAAAGATGACATCCACAACGAGATACAA AAAAGCTGAACAAATGTTTGGGGAGATGGAAGTCTGGAATGCAATATCTGAGCGTGATCGTCTTGAAATTTATGAAGATgtcttgttttttctgtctaAGAAAGAGAAG GAACAAGCCAAACAGTTACGAAAGAGGAATTGGGAAGCTTTGAAGAACATACTAGATAACATGGCTAATGTCACTTACTGTACCACTTGGTCAGAGGCGCAGCAGTATCTGATGGACAATCCTACatttgcagaagatgaagaacTTCAGA ACATGGATAAGGAGGATGCACTGATCTGTTTCGAGGAACATATCAGGGCAttggagaaagaggaggaagaagaaaaacagaagagtttgCTTAGGGAAAGGCGGCGGCAGCGTAAAAATAGAGAATCTTTTCAG CTATTTTTAGATGAACTGCACGAGCATGGACAATTACATTCAATGTCCTCTTGGATGGAGTTGTACCCAACCATAAGCTCAGACATCAGATTCACTAATATGCTTGGTCAGCCCG TTTTTTCATCAGGATCCACAGCACTTGATCTTTTCAAGTTCTATGTTGAAGACTTGAAAGCACGTTACCATGATGAAAAGAAGATAATAAAAGATATCCTAAAG GATAAAGGATTCGTGGTTGAAGTGAATACTTCCTTTGAAGATTTTGTTACAGTCATCAGCTCAACTAAAAGAGCTACTACTTTAGATGCAGGAAATATCAAGCTGGCTTTCAACAGT CTGCTAGAAAAAGCAGAAGCCCgtgaaagagagagggaaaaggaagaagctcGCAAAATGAAACGGAAAGAGTCTGCCTTCAAGAGTATGTTGAAGCAAGCTACTCCTCCAATTGAATTGGACGCTGTCTGGGAAGAT ATCAGAGATAGATTTGTGAAGGAGCCAGCGTTTGAAGACATCACTCTGgagtctgaaagaaaaagaatatttaaagatttCATTCATGTACTAGag CACGAGTGTCAGCATCATCATTCAAAGAACAAGAAGCATTCTAAAAAGTCTAAAAAACATCACAGGAAGCGATCACGTTCTCGCTCG GGCTCAGAGTCTGAGGATGATGACAGCcattcaaagaagaaaaggcagcgTTCAGAATCCAGATCAGTTTCTGAGCGCTCTTCCAGTGCAGAGTCTG AGAGAAGTTACAAGAAGTCaaaaaaacacaagaagaagagcaagaagagaaGACATAAGTCT GATTCACCAGAATCGGACATTGAAcgagagaaagacaaaaaggaaagagagagggagagtgAAAAGGATAGAGCTAGGCAAAGATCTGAATCAAAACATAAATCTCCTACTAAAAAGAGACCTGGAAAAGATTCT GGGAACTGGGACACTTCTGGCAGTGAACTGAGCGAAGGGGAGTTGGAAAAACAGAGGAGGACTCTTTTGGAACAACTGGATGAAGATCAATGA